From the genome of Stegostoma tigrinum isolate sSteTig4 chromosome 32, sSteTig4.hap1, whole genome shotgun sequence, one region includes:
- the LOC125466885 gene encoding hyaluronan synthase 1-like: MDEWFGYSTLTISTDYKLGPTLPRTHTPVAKQSARLRLDSIRSEIRARASRARACGSIQSGARFGRVQAERAPAARFNQERDSGACKQSARLRLDSIRSEIRARARAANCHCVRERQLRKRGGKREVMYTAFKAIGNLVDYIQVCDSDTKLDSHATMELVKVLDSKENYGAVGGEVRVLNVTDSFVSFISSLCYWITFNIERACQSYFDCVSCISGPLGMYRNNVLQQLLEPWYNQRFLGIRCTFGDDRHLTNRVLSLGYSTKYTPKAWCYTETPAQYLRWLNQQIRWSKSFFIEWFYSSLWWHKQSLWMTYESVVIGMLPFFMIVAIVKVFYHRCLWDILWVLLSFHCIALVKAFNAACLNGGLVMMLISLYPIIYLGGLLPIKCFSLLTITNTSWGTSGRKEKVKNYIPLLPLLVWGIILLVGLIETVFTETERSWVHAEQPLYKHYALYGSLALFTYWACMVAIYHIWSWHRCRRNTAMYRVEV; this comes from the exons ATGGATGAGTGGTTTGGGTATTCCACACTGACCATATCCACTGATTACAAGCTGGGACCGACCCTCCCCCGCACGCACACTCCCGTCGCCAAGCAGAGCGCGCGCCTGCGGCTCGATTCAATCAGGAGCGAGATTCGGGCGCGTGCAAGCAGAGCGCGCGCCTGCGGCTCGATTCAATCAGGAGCGAGATTCGGGCGCGTGCAAGCAGAGCGCGCGCCTGCGGCTCGATTCAATCAGGAGCGAGATTCGGGCGCGTGCAAGCAGAGCGCGCGCCTGCGGCTTGATTCAATCAGGAGCGAGATTCGGGCGCGTGCACGCGCAGCTAACTGTCACTGTGTCAGAGAGCGGCAGCTGCGG AAACGAGGAGGAAAAAGAGAAGTAATGTATACTGCCTTCAAAGCTATTGGGAATTTGGTGGATTATATACAG GTCTGCGATTCTGATACAAAGCTTGACTCACATGCAACTATGGAACTTGTTAAAGTCTTAGATTCAAAGGAAAACTATGGAGCAGTTGGAGGGGAAGTGCGAGTACTCAATGTCACCGACTCATTTGTTAGCTTCATTAGCAGCCTGTGCTACTGGATCACATTCAATATAGAACGAGCCTGCCAGTCGTACTTTGACTGTGTGTCCTGTATCAGTGGGCCTTTAG GGATGTACAGGAATAATGTGCTTCAGCAATTATTAGAGCCCTGGTATAATCAGAGATTTTTGGGAATCCGGTGTACTTTTGGGGACGATCGTCACCTGACTAACAGGGTGCTCAGTCTGGGTTACTCCACCAA GTACACACCCAAAGCTTGGTGCTACACAGAAACTCCAGCTCAGTACCTGCGCTGGCTCAACCAACAAATACGATGGTCCAAGTCTTTCTTCATAGAGTGGTTCTACAGTTCTCTCTGGTGGCATAAGCAAAGTCTATGGATGACATATGAGTCTGTAGTTATAGGAATgttgccattcttcatgattgTGGCCATTGTCAAGGTATTCTATCACAGGTGTCTCTGGGATATTCTCTGGGTGCTCCTCTCCTTTCATTGCATTGCACTGGTCAAAGCATTTAATGCTGCATGCCTGAATGGGGGTCTGGTGATGATGTTAATATCTCTCTATCCTATCATCTACCTGGGTGGGCTGCTGCCAATTAAATGCTTTTCACTTCTTACCATTACTAATACCAGCTGGGGAACATCTGGACGCAAAGAGAAAGTCAAAAACTACATCCCATTGCTTCCACTTTTGGTTTGGGGGATCATCCTCCTTGTGGGTTTAATTGAGACTGTATTCACGGAGACTGAAAGATCTTGGGTCCATGCTGAACAGCCATTATATAAACACTACGCTCTTTATGGATCACTGGCCTTGTTTACATACTGGGCATGTATGGTTGCAATTTACCATATATGGTCATGGCACCGGTGCAGAAGAAATACTGCAATGTACCGTGTTGAAGTGTAG